A genomic segment from Schistocerca piceifrons isolate TAMUIC-IGC-003096 chromosome 4, iqSchPice1.1, whole genome shotgun sequence encodes:
- the LOC124794658 gene encoding putative uncharacterized protein DDB_G0287191 yields MAPSRTAMLTLLLGLTALAAVWAEPSGPLHQHFIVRVPYPIHTVHHHKVHKVPVHHYFHALHHHHVHPLAVPVPPPALVEHQYVHY; encoded by the exons ATGCTGACTCTGCTGCTGGGTCTGACCGCGCTTGCTGCCGTGTGGGCTGAGCCGTCGGGACCCCTACA CCAACACTTCATCGTGCGCGTGCCGTACCCGATCCACACTGTGCATCACCACAAGGTCCACAAGGTGCCCGTGCACCACTACTTCCACGCGCTGCACCACCACCACGTCCACCCCCTGGCTGTCCCAGTGCCGCCGCCTGCGCTTGTTGAGCATCAGTACGTCCACTACTGA